From Symphalangus syndactylus isolate Jambi chromosome 21, NHGRI_mSymSyn1-v2.1_pri, whole genome shotgun sequence:
TAAGTTGCTCAGTATCACATAAGTTAGGAATGGAGCTGACACTGAAATCCAGGTATACTGACTCCAGagtttcctttttaatatttagttctgtatttcccaaaatatgaattatttaagGTTGGGGAGGGTTGGGTTAAAAAACTGGTTTCTTTAGTGTAGGATTTCTCAGAGTTTCTCAAGCTAACTGTGCTTTACAAATATCTAAAACACGAATGCAGAATATAACATTTCCCAAGCCTCCCTGAACAAAACTGAtgatgatgttgttgttgttgttgttgctttgtttttttttttttgttttggttgagtCTCTTTAGATCATGGTTCTGCAAAGAAAAGTCTATGAAATGATGGTCCACAAATCAGTGGTCTACGAAGTGGTCTACCTCCCTGCCCACCAAGGCTCAACTCTTCCCCCTTTTACAGGGACTAAAAGGAagacctggccaggcatggtggctcacgcctgtaatctagcactttggcaggccgaggcgggcagataacctgaggtcaggagttcaagaccagcctggccaacatggtgaaaacccatctctactaaaaatacaaaaattagccgggtgtggtggtgcacgcctgtagtctcagctactggggaggctgaggcacaagaatcacttgaacccaggaagcagaggtttcagtgagccgatatcataccactgtactctagcctgggcaatagagtgagactcagtctcaaaaaaaaaaaaaaaaaaaagaagaagacctgATAAGGGAGAGGCCAGGAATAAGTTGCCAGTACATGACTGTGTCCTTCGAAAATTCTCATTCAAGTAAATTGGAAATACCTTTCTGGGGCATTAATTACATATGAAATCCTTTCAACCTGGAGTGCTCAAGATAAAACACTAGGGTTTTACACatcagaatattatatatatatatatatatataatatataatacataatatacaaggaagaaaatatatataatatatataatataatatataatatacaaggaagaaaatattataacTTTCATTTCAAACTCAcacttgatttgtttttttttttcttcctttttcacaaattttatcaataaaatatCCTTGGACAGATATACAAGATACGCAAGAAACTAAAATCCTTGGATATTTTGGAGAAGGGAATGGAGTGTCTCAAGTTTCAAactcacatatatatgaaatgttggAATGGTAACATTtatatctgtttgtttgttttgatttatttattttgagatggagtcttgctctgcaacccaggccggagtgcggttgtgtgatctcggctcactgcagcctccgcctcctgggttcgggtgattctctgccttagcctcctgggtagccgggactacaggtgcctactaccacgcctggctaatttttgtatttttagtggaaatagaGTTTTGCTACATTGGCcagcctagtcttgaactcctgacctcaggtgatttgcccgcctcggcctcccaaagtgctgggattacaggcatgagcacagCACATGGCCAACACGTAtagtatttgtaaatatttaatatacatagaTTGGAGATGGGTCCtagtaggttggtgcaaaagtaattgtgtttttttctgttactttaatctacatataaaaagtatttaatgTCTTCATATTCTTTGGCCTAGCAATTTCACTTTTTGGAATTTGTTCAATTTACTCTAAGGAAATAAACTTGTGTGTTTATAAACTATTTAGCTATAGGGATATTTATTAAAGAACTATTTGTGCTTGtgagatttgaaaatattctaaatatccAACAATTGAGGATTGGTTATACaaattatggtacatccataTGAAGAATCCTAACAGAgggcaataaaaaattatttagtagTAGAGTACACAGTTGCCTAGAAAAAAAGAATCCTGACTTTCTCAGTCAAAAAAACAGATGACAAAAAATTATAGAGTTTGTATGCCTAAAAGAAAGGACTGGAATGAAAAAAGCGAAATGTTAATAGTGGTAGCTTCACAGTGAGGTAAGGTGAAAATTTATTCTGTGCCTTCCTATGTTGTCCTAACtcttgtacaatgaatgtatatttctgaataagaatatatttatgagccaggcacggtgggtcacgcctgtaatcccaaaactttgggaggctgaggcaggtggattgcttgaactcagaaactggagaccagcctgagcaacatggcaaaaccttgtctctacaaaaaatacaaaaattagctgggtgtagtggtgcatgcctgtggtgccagctactcaggtggcttgagcctgggaggcagaggttgcagtgagctgagatcgcagcactgccctccagcctgggtgacacagccagaccctgtcttaaatatatgtataataaaacttatgtattatatattcttGTACCCTTTGTCACACAAATAATAGAGTGCAAAACACACTGTTTTGTACTTTGCTATACTGTGTAACCTTGTACACATGTCATTTCACCCATGTAGGAGTATATCTGGAGGATACATTTCtcaaagtggaattgctgggtcaaaggaaaTGGACATTTGTAATTTGGACAAAATGTTGCATATTGCCCCTTCagggtttgaaaaaaaaatcttctcatgGTTTCTTTTAGTATATTAGTggtctggatttcttttttaacactTCACTTTAGATCCGTTTTCACTGATACTGGCTTAATGGATACTtaataagaaaagcaaataatttataatattaaactCACTTATAGTGGAAATTCAAGTGCTGGTTGTCCCCATCTGTTAGATcacaggatctagatgcaaataggTCAAACCTTGCAAAGGTTCAGCTTACACAGAGGATGaatgacatagcaagacctctgCTCCACTGTGCACCACTTTATTCGCTTCCACAGTCCTCTTGTAGTGAAGAGGCAGACCCTAAGAGCTTGATTTCTACCTTCAAGTGAATTCTTTACTTCAAAAAGAACTCAGGTTGCTGGCTGGATTTCCCTTCTCAAATATCGTAAGTtgctttaatatttaaataaaaacaagtggAATCCCCTGGAGTATTGGGGTATGTAGGTATGATCTGCATGAATTTGTGTATGGCAGTATGATGGCATATAGgaagataattaattttattcctGCAGAGATTCTGTAGTCTCTGCTAGTCTCTGGTGAACATAGCAGCTGTACTGAAATGTCAGATGGATTTGCACAGCTGACTCAAGTTGCCGAAAAGAGAGCAGCATAGTAGTTCCATAAATTGACCCCATCCAGCCAAGCCCTGCTTAATATAGATCCGGCAAGAGCTTAGCTGTGATCACTCCTAGCTGCTCAGCAAACCACTGAGgttcctgggaaaaaaaaaatatctcaaGGGTGTGTTAACTTGGGACACTTGTTAACTGGGGGACCTTCTGGaggcttttttccttctttttaaaaatcatctttgattattcttcttttctagtaaaataatatttagaaaaaataatgtcaGAGCACGGCAGAAATTCAGATCAAGAAGAACTTCTCGATGAGGAGATTAATGAAGATGAAATCTTGGCCAACTTGTCTGCTGAAGAGCTGAAAGAACTGCAGTCGGAAATGGAAGTCATGGCCCCTGACCCCAGCCTTCCCGTGGGAATGATTCAGAAAGATCAAACTGACAAGCCACCGACAGGAAACTTCAATCATAAATCTCTTGTTGATTATATGTATTGGGAAAAGGCATCCAGGCGCATGTTGGAAGATGAACGAGTTCCTGTCACCTTTGTGAAATCCGAGGTAACCAGAGATGTGTGTACAACCGAGAAATGGCTGCCTGGGATGGGCTGTTAGGTGTCCCTCTTGCAACTGTGATTTCTCAAGACTCCAGGGTTTGGTTCTGCTTTGTTTTTGCCATATCTAGATTGAACCATAATATTTAATCCTACTCCAGACTGAAACTTTCTGAAACgcttacatttatattttcaaggGGAAAATTGTGTAATTTCTTGcaaatgtctctttttaaaaattgcgtCGGGTTTGCTGTGTCAGAAAGCCTGTGTTCTATTGCCACGATACTTAGTGACTTAACTCATAACCCAGAGGCAGTTGTCCTTAActgtctctccttttcttttttattgcaggCCCCTTTGAGAAACTAATGACAGCTCTGTAGCCTCTCTCTGTGGCACATCCAAACATATGCAGTGTTTCGCACACAGTGTCAAACATTTCAGTCCTCCTGAAGTCTGGCCACACACCCTGCAATTAAACCAAGTCGAATAACCAGAAAATGGCATATATTATTACTATGTATTGGCTGTCAGTGACGACATTTAGAAATCGATGGCTATTAAGTGGTTTTGAAGCTAGTTCTTCactttctaaaatctgaaagCTAGAATTGTTGACTCTGCAAACTTACTATGCATGAGCATAATATTTTTTAGTGTTCCAGTTGAAAATGACTTAACCAAAAGAGGACAGAGATGCCTCCTAGGTAAAGTCTCCTTAGGTTATGCCTGTTGACAAAGATGCACCTTGTTAAATTACTCTAACGCTGGCTGTAATTAAGGAAAGTTGTCAATTGGTTTTACAGTCAGGAGAGTTTAAACATGTACTAAGATTAAGaaaagaaacagctggattgatCAGGTTAGAGTTCAAGGTACAATTTGCAGATTTTTTACAACTGGAGGTCAATGGATGAAAAGCCAGTTCTATGTGAATGCCAGTTTCAGGGGGTAAAAATGAGTACTTGCAACATTTTTATCCTTCCTCTGGTATAACTTAAACAGCTTGATGGTTGGCTCCCCCTTCTGGTCAAGATGAGAAATGCAGTGGTGAAGACTTCAGGTGGTTAAGGTGACTTGTCACTGTCTCTTCTGACATATGTTATGAGCACGAAATTTTTGCTCAAATGAACCTGTGTCTCAATTTGCTATACTGGGTTTCAAAGTGATACCTATGAGGCACACATATTGCATAGAAAAGCATTATAATTGATGTGCAAGAATCTAATACATATTATTGATAAAAGGCCCATTTTATTTCCCAGACTAAGCAATTATTTCTCAATGTCTGCGTAATCCTGTTTCATCTTACAGCTGGCCCTGGTTCCTAGGCAGTTTCTTTCAAAAGAAACTGGGATAGTAAACTTGTCCCAGACAGAGTACCGTGGCAgttttcaaagaactgaaaaactAGAATCAAAATTgaggttttaaatatatatatgtatatatatatatattcaaagtcAAAATTgaggtttttaaatatatatattccacaatGTCAAATGTATCTAATTTTGCATACATTGTTATGTTCTCAGAGGAAGTTCACGTACATTCTATACTAGACTAGTAGACATTGTAGGGATGTTAATTTTAGGGCAATAATTTCCTTATtctcatatatttataatatcatatttataatatattggaATAATAAGGAAATTATTGCCCTAACTCAGGACTGTTGGGTACTAGATGCCTATTTGTTATATACAAAATCAAAGTTTCAATGTATCAATGAACAGTTCTATGAagttttcaaaacaatttttaactgCTTCTGAAATTAAACACCATTAAAAAGtacagaatattaaaattaataaggtttcattttaatattcattttaatttatgagATGGGATAACCACCCATTTTTAGCAATCAGCTATTTAAAtaagcattatttaaaatagcaaccAGCTCttttaaataagcatttttattatCTCCACTAGCTGATGCTCTACTTCATATTTCTTCTCTACTATGTATTCTAACCCTCATAAACCTCTCTTGTAGGAAAAGACTCAAGAAGAGCATGAAGAAATAGACAAACGTAATAAAAATATGGCCcagtatttaaaagaaaagctcAATAATGAAATAGTTGCAAATAAAAGAGAATCAAAGGGCAGCAGCAATGTCCAAGAAACAGAtgatgaagaagatgaagaagatgatgatgatgacgacgaAGGAGAAGATGATGGTGAAGAGAGTGAAGAAACGAACAGAGAAGAGGAAGgcaaagcaaaagaacaaattaGAAATTGTGAGAACAACTGCCAGCAGGTAACTGACAAAGCATTCAAAGAACAGAGAGACAGACCAGAAGTCCAAGaacaaagtgagaaaaaaatatcaaaattagatCCTAAGAAGTTAGCTCTAGATACCAGCTTTTTGAAGGTAAGTGCAAGGCCTTCAGGAAACCAGACAGACCTGGATGGGAGCTTGCGGAGAGTTAGGAAAAATGATCCTGACATGAAGGAACTCAACCTGAACAACATTGAAAACATCCCCAAAGAAATGTTACTGGACTTTGTCAAtgcaatgaagaaaaacaagcaCATCAAAACATTCAGTTTAGCCAATGTGGGTGCAGATGAAAATGTAGCATTTGCCTTGGCTAACATGTTGCGTGAAAATAGAAGCATCACCACTCTCAACATCGAGTCCAATTTCATCACAGGTAAAGGGATTGTGGCCATCATGAGGTGTCTCCAGTTTAATGAGACACTAACTGAGCTTCGGTTTCACAATCAGAGGCACATGTTGGGTCACCATGCTGAAATGGAAATAGCCAGGCTTTTGAAGGCAAACAACACTCTCCTGAAGATGGGCTACCATTTTGAGCTTCCGGGTCCCAGAATGGTGGTCACTAATCTGCTCACCAGGAATCAGGATAAACAAAGGCAGAAACGACGGGAAGAGCAAAAACAGCAGCAACTCAAGGAACAGAAGAAGCTGATAGCCATGTTAGAGAATGGGTTGGGGCTGCCCCCTGGGATGTGGGAGATGTTGGGAGGACCCATGCCAGATTCCAGAATGCAGGAGTTCTTCCAGCCactgccgcctcggcctcccaacccCCAAAACATCCCCTTTAGTCAACGCAGTGAAATGAA
This genomic window contains:
- the LMOD3 gene encoding leiomodin-3 is translated as MSEHGRNSDQEELLDEEINEDEILANLSAEELKELQSEMEVMAPDPSLPVGMIQKDQTDKPPTGNFNHKSLVDYMYWEKASRRMLEDERVPVTFVKSEEKTQEEHEEIDKRNKNMAQYLKEKLNNEIVANKRESKGSSNVQETDDEEDEEDDDDDDEGEDDGEESEETNREEEGKAKEQIRNCENNCQQVTDKAFKEQRDRPEVQEQSEKKISKLDPKKLALDTSFLKVSARPSGNQTDLDGSLRRVRKNDPDMKELNLNNIENIPKEMLLDFVNAMKKNKHIKTFSLANVGADENVAFALANMLRENRSITTLNIESNFITGKGIVAIMRCLQFNETLTELRFHNQRHMLGHHAEMEIARLLKANNTLLKMGYHFELPGPRMVVTNLLTRNQDKQRQKRREEQKQQQLKEQKKLIAMLENGLGLPPGMWEMLGGPMPDSRMQEFFQPLPPRPPNPQNIPFSQRSEMKKPSQAPLYRTDPDSFRVVKLKRIQRKSRMPEAREPPEKTNLKDVIKTLKPVPKNRPPPLVEITPRDQLLNDIRHSNVAYLKPVQLPKELA